Genomic DNA from Acidimicrobiales bacterium:
GTCGGCAACACCGACGGCGGCCGACAGGATGGCGACGTCGGTGAGGGCGAAGGCTTGTTGCGGCTGACTCTTGTCGCCCAGCCGGATCGGACGGATGGTCCGCCACGAGGCCAGGAAGATGGCCACGGTGAGGGTGGCGACGATGGGGAGCTCACCGGCGGCGGCACGGGCGGCGGCCCAGCCCACGCCGACCATGACGGCTCCCCAGCGGAGCGCAGCAAGGACGGCAGACAGCGAGCTTGCGACCGACGGGCCGAGTTCGAGCTCACGCCCGGCGTCGTCGAGACCGCCGTGACGAAGGGCGCGCAGCGCAAGCAGCACCTCACCGGCGGGAGAGGCCCCGCTCGGTGGGAGGCCATCGCCTGCCTGCCCCTTGCTCGTCGTCATACCGCTCCCATCGGCACGAAAACCGTTGGATCAATCACCGAGTGTCAATCGGTGACCAAATGAAGTCGCTCTCAGTGATTCCGTGCCGCTACATAGGTGGCGAACGCCACCAACGTCTTCCTGACCTCGGGGGCAAAGGGTAGGCGATTTGACTCATGGATCGCGTCCTCGACCAAGGAATCTATTCGCCGCTCGATCTCACGGACGGCTCCGGTCTCGTCGAGGACCGACAACAGGGCCGAGATGTCCTGGTCAGACAGGTCGGGCCTGCCGATCGTGGCCAGGACCTTGCGCTGGGAATCGGATGCTCGTTCTGCGGCAACCGCCACCAGTTCGGTCGGCTTGCCGTCGCGCAGGTCTCCGCCGACGGGCTTGCCGACCCGGTCGGCATCGCCGAAGACCCCGAGCAGATCGTCGCGCAGCTGGAAGGCCTGGCCGATCGGGCGCCCGAACGCATCGAGTTGATCGAGCAACGCAGGGGACGCGCGACCGTGAAGGGCGGCACCGAGCTGCAACGGGCGGACGATCGTGTAGAGCGCCGACTTGAACATCGCCACCCGCTGGGCGGTCTCACGGGAGACCTCGCCCGACGCTGCGGCCTGCATGTCGAGGTATTGGCCGAGGTTGAGCTCGATACGCAGTTGATCCCAGACGTTGCGCGCCGTCGGGTGGGCGCCCCCGACGAACCGATCGGCGTAGACGTGGCCGAGGTCGCCGACCAGGATGGCAACGCCCTCGCCGTAGCGTCGCGGTTCGCCTCGCCACTGGTTCGAAGTGAGTCGTTTGGCCTGTTCGACGTGGATGGTCGGACGGTTGCGTCGGGTGTCGGCGGCATCCATGACGTCGTCGTGGATGAGCGCGAAGACCTGGAGCAGCTCGAACGCTGCTCCGGCGTCGATGATCGGTTGTTCGTCGATCTCACCGTCGTGCACGCCGGCCCACGCCCAGTAGCAGAATCCAGCACGGAGGCGTTTGCCGCCGGCGGTCATACGAGCGAGCTCGTCGATCGCCTCGACGAGCCGAGGGTCGACCTGCACCCACTGTGCGCGTTCGTCGGCGAAGAGCTGCTCCAGCCTGGCGTCGACCTTGTCGGCGACCTGAGTGAGGCCAACCGGGATGTCACTCATCGGGGACCTCGGCGTGGCGCGTGTCGCCGTCGAGCACCGCCGCCACATTGTTCTCCACGGTAGCCAACCTCGTGCGGCAGTAGCCGATCAGCGCCGTCGCCCGCTCGACCTGGGTGGCCAGGCTGTCGACATCGACGCCGGACGACTCGAGCGATGACAGGATCGATTCGAGTTCGGCGATGGCGTCGGCGTAGGGCAGTGGGTCGCCGCTCGGAGTGAGCAGTGGCATGGCGGTGGCGTCGTTCGTCATGTTCCGGGGTTCCCCGTGGTGGCGGTCGTGCTGGTGATAGTCGTGCTGGTGATAGTCGTGCTGGTGAGGGTCCCGTCGGCGAGCGACGTGACGAGGGTGGTGCCGGGCGGGGCATCGGCAGGGGAGCGAACCAGGTGTCCATCGGCTCGTCGGGTGATCGACCAGCCCCGGGCGAGGGTGACGGCGGGGTCGAGGGCGTTGGTCCGCAGCGTCTGGCGCTCCAGAAGGTCGCCGTTGCGCTCGATCACCCGACGCGTGGATTGGCTGACGCGGTGCTCGAGGAGTGCAAGCCGAGACCGTTCACGCTCGAGGTTGCCGCCGGCCAGCCGTCCGATCCGATTGCCCGCCGCCAGGAGGCGTCGTTCCTCACGATCGAGTTGCTGGATGGCGACGCGAATCAGGCGATGCTCGGCGTCGTCGACTCGTTCGACAAAGGCGCGTACACGCTCGACGATGGCCGCAGCACACGCAGTGGGGGTCTTGGTCGTCAGATGGGCCACGTGGTCGGCCACCGACAGGTCGATCTCGTGGCCGATCCCAACGAACACCGGGATGGGTGAGAGGGCGATCGCTCGGGCGACCTCCTCGTGGTCGAACGCCATCAGATCGGTTCGACTTCCGCCGCCTCGCACGATGGCGATCACGTCCGGGGCGTGGTCGACGGCCTCGGCCAACGAGGCGACGATCATCGGGACGGCTTCGGGGCCTTGCACCCGAGAGTCGATCACCTGCACATGGAACGGGAGGCCGCTGGCTCGCAGCTCGTGGAGGAAGTCGGCCTCGGCCGCACTGGCCGCGCTGGTGATGACAGCAACTCGCAACGGCAAGGCCGGTGCGGCCAGCCGACGGTTGGCCTCGATGATGCCCTCGGCGTGGAGGGTGGCCAGGAGCTGGGTGCGTGCCACTTCGAGCTGACCGAGTGTGAACGACGGGTCGATCAGGGTCATGAGCAGCTGCATTCTGCTCTGGGGCGGGTAGAAGGTGAGCCGCCCCCGCACCCGGATCTCGATGCCGTCTTCCATCCGGATACGGCCCGACTTCTTCAGGATCGCGTTGACCCGGAACTTGTGTTTCGCGAACAGCGCCACCGGCAGGACGGCCTCGGGGCGTCGCCCGAGTTCGCCCGGTTCGATCAGGTCGAAGTAGACGTGGCCATTGCTCGAACGATTGAGACCCGAGATCGCGCCTCGGATCCAGACCTCGTCGGGGAACCGGTCGTCGATCGTGCGCTCGAGAGCGTGGCACACCTCTTCCACACTCATCGTCTCCGGCACGCCAAAGACGCTACTGTCGGGGGGTCACCATGACGACCTCGGCGCCGTCGCCCCGCCCCACCATCCCCGACGCCGTTTCCGTTGATGACTAACGTCTGCACCGACCCCCGACCGGTGAAGACGTCCCTCCTCCACCCGCTGTTCCCGAGTCTCGCATTGCCCGATCCCCGACATCTCTCCGCTCCGCCGTTGCCGTTCGACCCTCCACTGGTCGCCGTCGACGAGCTCGGCCCGCTGATCGACCTGACGGGCGACCAGACCCCGGATTCGTCGATCCAGGGTGTTGCCATCTCCGCGGTCAACCCGCAGACCGGCGACGGGCACATCCTCTATGCGAGCGAGAATCTGTTGGATCTCCTGGGCTACCAGGCCGCAGAGCTGCTGGGTGCGAGCCCAGGTGTCCTGTTCGCCGAAAGCACTCCCGGCGAGCAACTCGACGCCATTGCCGAATTGGTCGAGGCCGGCAAGCAGGCGGTGGTGAACCTCCAACTGTCACGCGCCGAAGGCACCGACATCTGGGTACGTGGCTCGTTCCTCCGTCTGCCGTCGATGACCTCGGAATGGCCCTACTACCTGTCGATCTTCCGGGAGCCGACCGCCCGGGTGGCTCAGGAACAGCTGCTCGCCGACTCCGCCGAGATCCTCGATGCCCTGGTCGGTGGCCACGATGTGGCCGATCTGTTGCACCGCGCCGCCGAGCGCATCGACCGTCACATCAGCGGTGGCACCTGCTGGATTGCGCTCGCCGATCAGCTCGGAGGACTCGAGCCGGTCATCACGGGGTCCCATGATCTCGAGCTGGTCCATCGGGTTCTCGAGTCGGTCATCGACAACACCAAGCTCAGCACCGAGCTGTTCGTCCGCGTCGCCGACCTCGACGACACGCTGGCCGCTGCGCTTCGTGAGCAGCACATCGATGCGCTGTGGTTCCAACCGCTGTGGGGTCCCAACGGCCAGCGCCGTGGTGCCATGGTGATCGCCCACATGTCGCGTCTGCGGCCCACCGACGACGAGGCGATGGCGCTCGGCCATCTCACCCGGCTCGTGAGCCTGGCGGTCGAGCGCAGCGTGGCCGAAGCGCACCTCGCGCACAAGGTGCTGCACGACCGGCTCACCATGCTGCCCAACCGCATGCTGATCTCCGACCGTCTCGACCAGGCGGTGGCCCGCCTCGGACGCGAGCGGGCCCGACTCGCGGTACTGCTCGTCGACGTCGACCGGTTCAAGCTGATCAACGACGCCTGGGGGCCCGAAGTCGGCGACGAGGTCCTCATCGAAGTGTCGCGCCGGCTGCGTCAGTCTGTGCGACTCGGCGACACGGTCGGACGCATCAGCGGCGACCAGTTCATGGTCCTCTGCGTTGCCCTGACCTCGGACTCCGATGTGCAGGCCATGGCCGAGCGGATCGTCGATGGCATCGGACGGCCATTCCAGATCGGCGACGCCGAACTCCGGATCACCGCATCGGTCGGTGTGGTGCTGGTCGAGGAACCGGGCCAGTCGCCCAACGTGATCATCTCCTACGCCGAGTCGGCCCTCGCCCAGGCCGTCGCCGACGGTCGGTCCCGCTATGCGATCTACCAGAAGGGCACGACCAATCCGGTGCTCGTGCGCCTCGAGGTCGAGAAGGCG
This window encodes:
- a CDS encoding polyprenyl synthetase family protein — its product is MSDIPVGLTQVADKVDARLEQLFADERAQWVQVDPRLVEAIDELARMTAGGKRLRAGFCYWAWAGVHDGEIDEQPIIDAGAAFELLQVFALIHDDVMDAADTRRNRPTIHVEQAKRLTSNQWRGEPRRYGEGVAILVGDLGHVYADRFVGGAHPTARNVWDQLRIELNLGQYLDMQAAASGEVSRETAQRVAMFKSALYTIVRPLQLGAALHGRASPALLDQLDAFGRPIGQAFQLRDDLLGVFGDADRVGKPVGGDLRDGKPTELVAVAAERASDSQRKVLATIGRPDLSDQDISALLSVLDETGAVREIERRIDSLVEDAIHESNRLPFAPEVRKTLVAFATYVAARNH
- the xseB gene encoding exodeoxyribonuclease VII small subunit; amino-acid sequence: MTNDATAMPLLTPSGDPLPYADAIAELESILSSLESSGVDVDSLATQVERATALIGYCRTRLATVENNVAAVLDGDTRHAEVPDE
- the xseA gene encoding exodeoxyribonuclease VII large subunit; translated protein: MPETMSVEEVCHALERTIDDRFPDEVWIRGAISGLNRSSNGHVYFDLIEPGELGRRPEAVLPVALFAKHKFRVNAILKKSGRIRMEDGIEIRVRGRLTFYPPQSRMQLLMTLIDPSFTLGQLEVARTQLLATLHAEGIIEANRRLAAPALPLRVAVITSAASAAEADFLHELRASGLPFHVQVIDSRVQGPEAVPMIVASLAEAVDHAPDVIAIVRGGGSRTDLMAFDHEEVARAIALSPIPVFVGIGHEIDLSVADHVAHLTTKTPTACAAAIVERVRAFVERVDDAEHRLIRVAIQQLDREERRLLAAGNRIGRLAGGNLERERSRLALLEHRVSQSTRRVIERNGDLLERQTLRTNALDPAVTLARGWSITRRADGHLVRSPADAPPGTTLVTSLADGTLTSTTITSTTITSTTATTGNPGT
- a CDS encoding EAL domain-containing protein gives rise to the protein MKTSLLHPLFPSLALPDPRHLSAPPLPFDPPLVAVDELGPLIDLTGDQTPDSSIQGVAISAVNPQTGDGHILYASENLLDLLGYQAAELLGASPGVLFAESTPGEQLDAIAELVEAGKQAVVNLQLSRAEGTDIWVRGSFLRLPSMTSEWPYYLSIFREPTARVAQEQLLADSAEILDALVGGHDVADLLHRAAERIDRHISGGTCWIALADQLGGLEPVITGSHDLELVHRVLESVIDNTKLSTELFVRVADLDDTLAAALREQHIDALWFQPLWGPNGQRRGAMVIAHMSRLRPTDDEAMALGHLTRLVSLAVERSVAEAHLAHKVLHDRLTMLPNRMLISDRLDQAVARLGRERARLAVLLVDVDRFKLINDAWGPEVGDEVLIEVSRRLRQSVRLGDTVGRISGDQFMVLCVALTSDSDVQAMAERIVDGIGRPFQIGDAELRITASVGVVLVEEPGQSPNVIISYAESALAQAVADGRSRYAIYQKGTTNPVLVRLEVEKALEVALTENELVVHYQPLVDIASGRMVGAEALLRWDRPGKGLLPPSEFIEIAEDSGLIVPVGAWVINEVCRQIARWPVSPEGAKPVISVNLSARQLSDANLISVVIGALERHHVSTAHLGFEVTESMRVEDVEGASATLNELAILGCKLSIDDFGIGYATLDYLRRFSMADTIKIDRSFVSGLGISREDSAIVSTSTQLAAQLGLSVVAEGVETYDQFAELAKLGVDVAQGYLLSPPVPLERAIQLWAQGELITPFTDE